A window of Cohnella herbarum contains these coding sequences:
- a CDS encoding ThiF family adenylyltransferase gives MTSIQGDSRYARQVRYAAIGQSGQARLLEAHAVIVGVGALGCVIANHMARAGVGKLTLIDRDIVDRSNLQRQLLYDENDALNGTPKAIAAASRLSAINSGIRVISRVADLSSYNAESLLSEADIVMDGTDNFGVRYLINEFSVKHRIPWIYGGAVGASGMTLTIQPDSTPCLSCLFPVPPPGGALDTCETAGVLSPIIDTIASVQVMEAIKLLTGQPEALHGSLLQIDLWQHQWHSLSVKDARRASCPVCGERRFELLDGDETQETITAALCGRNTVQVSPARPLSIGLGTIESRLSKAGRTELNPYSLRLHLPGGITFLLFADGRALVMGTDEPLLARRTYAELMGE, from the coding sequence ATGACTTCTATTCAAGGGGATTCGCGGTATGCCCGGCAAGTAAGATATGCCGCGATCGGTCAATCCGGGCAAGCCCGCTTACTGGAAGCCCATGCGGTTATCGTGGGCGTCGGAGCGCTCGGCTGCGTCATCGCCAACCATATGGCCCGCGCAGGCGTAGGCAAGCTAACCTTAATAGATCGGGACATCGTGGATCGAAGCAATCTGCAGCGTCAACTGCTCTACGACGAGAACGATGCCCTGAACGGCACCCCGAAAGCCATCGCGGCGGCCTCTCGGCTATCGGCGATCAACAGCGGCATTCGCGTGATTTCCCGGGTAGCGGACCTGTCCTCTTATAATGCGGAATCGCTTCTATCCGAAGCCGATATCGTAATGGACGGAACCGATAACTTCGGCGTTCGGTATTTGATCAACGAATTCAGCGTTAAACATCGGATTCCGTGGATTTACGGAGGCGCGGTAGGGGCATCCGGAATGACTCTGACCATCCAGCCGGATTCAACGCCCTGCTTAAGCTGCTTGTTTCCCGTGCCTCCGCCCGGAGGTGCGTTGGATACCTGCGAGACGGCGGGCGTTCTCTCCCCGATCATCGACACGATCGCGTCCGTTCAGGTGATGGAAGCGATCAAGCTATTAACGGGCCAGCCCGAGGCGTTGCACGGTTCCCTGCTTCAGATCGATCTCTGGCAACACCAATGGCACTCTTTATCGGTCAAAGACGCCCGAAGAGCCTCCTGCCCCGTATGCGGCGAACGTCGGTTCGAGCTTTTGGACGGAGACGAGACGCAAGAGACGATAACCGCTGCTCTTTGCGGCAGGAACACGGTTCAAGTTTCCCCGGCAAGACCCTTATCGATCGGCCTTGGAACGATAGAAAGCCGCCTAAGCAAAGCAGGCCGTACCGAGTTGAACCCCTACTCGTTACGTCTGCATTTACCTGGCGGCATTACGTTCTTGCTGTTCGCGGACGGCCGCGCTCTGGTCATGGGGACCGATGAACCTTTACTGGCCCGCCGAACTTACGCGGAACTTATGGGAGAGTAA
- the moaA gene encoding GTP 3',8-cyclase MoaA — MPDLMDRFGRHHTYLRISVTDRCNLRCLYCMPEEGMVFMEQDKLLSYPQIIEVASAATKLGIRKFRITGGEPLVRPGLEQLIAGLSALPGVDDISLTTNGLLLAPQAAKLKQAGLKRVNISLDTMDATRFKFIARRGDLNKVWEGIEAAVQAGLTPIKLNCVLLKGVNEDEIGRFLKLSLEHPMHVRFIEYMPIGHDDAGWREHYLPLTRVIEEAGKLGYSLEQVEGPKGSGPSDNWRIAGGVGTFGLIHPISEHFCKSCNRLRLTADGHLKPCLYWVDELNVKPALGSPEAMERLFLKSMDIKPENHEMAALLAGEKQSHVPTERRMSQIGG, encoded by the coding sequence ATGCCGGATTTAATGGATCGGTTCGGGAGGCACCATACATACCTGCGTATTTCCGTGACCGACCGTTGCAACTTGAGATGCCTTTACTGCATGCCGGAAGAAGGCATGGTTTTCATGGAGCAAGACAAACTATTATCCTACCCGCAGATCATTGAAGTCGCATCGGCGGCTACGAAGCTGGGCATAAGGAAGTTCAGGATTACCGGAGGGGAACCGCTCGTAAGACCCGGCCTGGAACAATTGATCGCGGGACTGTCCGCGCTGCCCGGCGTAGATGATATTTCGCTGACGACGAACGGATTATTGTTGGCGCCGCAAGCCGCCAAGTTAAAGCAGGCAGGGTTGAAACGCGTGAATATCAGTCTGGATACGATGGATGCGACCCGATTTAAATTTATCGCCCGCCGCGGCGATCTGAATAAAGTATGGGAAGGAATCGAGGCCGCGGTCCAGGCGGGGTTAACCCCGATCAAGCTGAATTGCGTGCTGCTTAAAGGAGTTAACGAGGATGAAATCGGACGGTTTCTGAAGTTATCCCTGGAGCATCCGATGCACGTCCGGTTTATCGAGTACATGCCGATCGGTCATGACGATGCGGGGTGGAGAGAACACTATTTGCCATTAACCAGAGTCATCGAAGAGGCCGGGAAGCTCGGTTATTCCCTAGAGCAGGTGGAAGGCCCGAAAGGAAGCGGTCCCTCCGACAATTGGCGGATCGCCGGAGGCGTAGGCACGTTCGGGCTGATTCATCCGATCAGCGAGCATTTCTGCAAAAGCTGCAATCGGCTGAGGCTAACGGCCGACGGACATCTCAAACCTTGCTTGTATTGGGTAGACGAATTAAACGTCAAGCCCGCGCTTGGGTCGCCTGAAGCGATGGAGCGGTTGTTCCTCAAGTCGATGGACATTAAGCCGGAAAATCACGAAATGGCGGCATTGCTTGCGGGAGAAAAACAAAGCCACGTGCCGACGGAGCGGCGTATGTCGCAAATCGGCGGTTAG
- a CDS encoding molybdenum cofactor biosynthesis protein, protein MTNTWTISLFAGLAERIETRSVQLEWEESRLKAGQIKQRLADKFPQHADILSVSFLACNHSYANDETLVSCSDELALLPPVSGGTDKASQSEDQSSEHSRYAIIDSLIDVNGVLNKVYHPDHGAAIAFIGTTREWTAGQRTVTLEYEAYVPMAVSALAQIGEEISARWPGTLCAITHRTGTVGIGEISVVIAVSSSHRAASYEASRYAIERLKQKVPIWKKEVYEDGTEWKGHQLGPWDPTATLDTPEEK, encoded by the coding sequence ATGACGAACACGTGGACGATTTCATTATTCGCGGGACTCGCGGAGCGCATCGAAACGCGCTCCGTTCAGCTGGAATGGGAAGAATCCCGATTGAAGGCGGGACAGATCAAACAGCGGTTGGCCGACAAGTTTCCGCAGCACGCCGATATTCTATCCGTCAGCTTCTTGGCGTGCAATCATAGCTATGCCAACGATGAAACCCTCGTAAGCTGCTCGGACGAGCTTGCTTTGTTGCCTCCGGTTTCCGGAGGAACGGATAAAGCTTCGCAATCCGAAGACCAGTCGTCGGAACATTCAAGATACGCCATCATCGATAGCCTGATAGACGTGAACGGCGTATTGAACAAAGTATACCACCCGGATCACGGCGCAGCGATCGCGTTCATCGGGACGACAAGGGAGTGGACCGCCGGCCAGAGAACCGTAACCTTGGAATACGAGGCTTACGTCCCTATGGCCGTGTCCGCCCTCGCTCAGATCGGGGAAGAAATTTCAGCCCGTTGGCCCGGTACTTTATGCGCGATTACCCATCGGACAGGTACGGTCGGAATCGGAGAAATCAGCGTCGTTATCGCCGTTTCCTCCTCTCATCGCGCCGCCTCCTATGAAGCAAGCCGTTATGCCATCGAAAGATTGAAACAGAAAGTTCCGATTTGGAAAAAAGAAGTTTACGAGGACGGTACGGAATGGAAGGGGCATCAGCTAGGGCCATGGGATCCGACCGCTACGTTGGACACCCCGGAGGAGAAATAA